TACACTTATAAGAGTTCATATTCAGAGAGCCATATTACCAGCTATTTAACTTTAAACATTTGAAGGACCTAGATCAAGCAGTTTTGTAGTTAATGGAATTTTCAAAAGGTccctcaaaaaaagaaaaaaatggaaaaacatctaaaataacatctaaaatgaaataaatattgtttatttttttagggaCTTAAGTACATTAGGGACCTGAAATTTTAATTCCCATTGAGTGTGTACCTTTCCCATTTAAATTAGGGCAAATCTGTGCTGATCAGGTggtgttctgtttgtttgttttttaaattaggaATTGAATGGAATAGCccagaaaacaaaacttttcGGAAACTAAACGTGCATTGAATCCAGACTAGAAATTCTCAAAGTTTATCTGGAGTTTGCATGGAGACACTGGCACACATGGCAACAATAATTTGCACATTTTTGAAGGCAACATTGAAACctgaacaacattttcaggttTGGGGGCAGCATGTGCTGCTATCCAGATGGCTTCTAATGGAGGGCTTTGCTTATTTCAGCAAGATAATACCAAAGAACATTCTGCACGTATTACAACAATATGGCTCAGGAGTAACAGAGTCTAGGTGCAAACTTGGCCTGCATGCTGTCTCAGACCTGTCATCCATTGAAACCATGTATTGTATTATGAAAAAAAGCATACTGCAAAACATGCCTCAACTTTCTAAACAGCAAGAATGGGAAATGCAAGCTAAACACCAAAGAGCTGTAAAACActctttttatttaaagtgaAAACCCCTTCATTCTCATGGCATGGTCATGTTTAAcctagaaaacacacatttatttgGGATTATTAGGGAATTAAACagattacatttaaaattaaaatactgGATCTGTTTTTGTGGTAAACTTTCACCTGTGGTGCACCACCAACAAATCAGAATCTTAAAAAATCCTGGACTAGATTCACCAAACATAAGAAGCACACTAAAGATGGCATATGAGTAAAAAAGTGGGACTACTACCACTACATTGTCCTTTAAGACACGGTATTTAATAGCCTGGAGTTGATTACAGTTGCAGTTGGAAAAAAAACTTCCCTTGGTTAAGACTGTTCAATTGGGTAACTTTATGCGTATAAAGAGGGAAATTCACTTTGAGCAGTGTGTCATGAAAAGGTGAGGCAATGCAAAACGTgttaaacaaaagtaaaaaaaaaaaagtttaaaaaattcaaGATATTCCTGATATGATCcccttttccacttctttctaAGTCTTAGTCTCTTAAGTTTTTTACATTCCACTTTCTTTGCCTGCAACAAATGTTACCTACATCCCTGTATTTGAAGTGAACTTCAGGAATTTGAAGCTTTTAAAATTAAGTTGTGACTCAACTAAtttttcatctgttttctgcaggtGTGCCTACACCCAGCTCAGAGGTTTTGCGACATACCCTAAACATGCTGGTGCGAGAGAGGAAGATCTACCCAACTCCAGAGGGCTACTTCATTGTCACTCCCCAGACCTACTTTATCACTCCCTCTCTCATCAGAACAAACAACAAGTGGTATCACCTGGATGATCGACTGCAAGAGcgtccacagcagcagcagcagcaacaacagcagcagcagcaacaacaacaacaacaacaacaacagccacaGCAACAACCTCAGCATTGTGCTACACCTCAGTCTGGCAATGCCACACCATCCACGCCTGGCTGTCTGAGGGAGAGGCCTCCTCGCAAGAATAACAATGATTCGTACAATTCCTATCGCGAAGACCCGTCCAAACATCACCCCCCTGCACTCCCGAGCAAGTCACCAAAGGAGCACAGGGGAGATTCCTATCAAAGTAAGCCACCCAAGGATCACAGCGGCGGGGATCCTCCGCCGAGTGCGTCAGCCAAGGAGCACCGAGGTGAGCCGCCATCGTACCCCCATCCCCCGGCTCCCACCTCTCCCCCTGCCCAGCAATCGCCGTCTCAAGATCCAGCTGATAAGGGCAAAAGCATCACTTCTTTCCCCTATAAAACTGACACTCTGaccaaaaagaaagaaggaagtgGTGGGGGCGGCGGAAGCGGCGAGAAGCAATCCAAAAGGTTCGGACTCAGGCTCTTCAGGCTGAGTTTTAAGAAGGACAAAATGAGGCAGCTGGCAACCTTCTCAGCCCAGTTCCCTCCGGAGGAGTGGCCGCTTCGTGACGAGGATGTGCCGACCACGCCCATCCCCCGCGAGGTGGAGATGGAGATCATTCGCAGAATCAACCCCGACCTAACGGTGGAGAATGTTGCGAGGCACACGGCTGTGATGAAGAGGTTAGAGGAAGAGCGCACGCAGAAGAACAAAGCGGGGTCTTCAGCCCAGCACAGCGCACGCAGCAGGAGGGGCAGAGGCCACCGGAGGGCTCCACATGGTAAGTCTCGCTCTCATAGCAAACCGCGGACCTCCAGGGGAGACCCATCTGAGGGTTCAAACTGGGATCTTGTGTTCATGGAAAGGGATTACCGCTTCTTTAGCCACTCGTTAGTTCGCTCACCCCGAGAGGCTATGTACACCTTGGAGCGCAGGCGAAGTGGCGGCGCGACATACCTGGTCCACAGCAACCCAAACATCACTGAGTCATACTGCCCTGTTACCCCCGAGTGGGATGTGTCTGGGGAGCTAGCTAAGAGACGGACAGAGATGCCCTTCCCCGAGCCTTCACGTGGAACATGCCAGTCCAGAGTGCAAAGGAGTCACAGTCACAATCAGGACAGGAAGTCTCGTCACGAGAGGTCAGATCAGGCGAAAGAACGATCTCGGTCCATGGACAACTCTCTAAAAGGCCCGTCACTGGGTGCACCAGAAGACTTTGAACCGAGTCTGGAGGAGCGTAGTCATTACTACACTGATGATGGCACCCTGCGGGCCACGCAGAAGTCCTCCCATTACTCAAGGATCATGTTCTCTGCTGCTAAGTTCCACTCTGATTTCAATGTGCCTGATTTGGGGAAAGGGAGTTTGGATGAGTCAAGGATCCGGAGTACAATGGAGAGGAACAAAAGCAGAGACAGCCTGCCAACGTACAATGAGCTAATGGGACTTTCTTCTAAGCCCTCAACAGATGAGTACTTCCAGTGCAATACGTCAAATGAAACAATCTTAACTGCCCCTTCGCCTCAGGCAAAATCAGAATATGACACAttaacctcatcagggggactCCGAAAGGGCTCTCCGGCTGACCGCCAAACGCCTCACCTCACCTCTCCTCACACGATGGAGTACAAAGAGGACTTGTCGGCAGCAAAAGGACAGAACGGCTCAACGCGACTGACGCCAAGCCAGACGCCGGAGCCGGCGCAAAATGCCCGTTTGACGCCACACCAACACAATGTAGATCCcggagggggaggaggtggtATGGTGATCAAGAGGAAAGAAATCTTCAGCAAGGACACTTTGTTCAAACCTCCACACAATGCCTTGTCCAGCGGCTACGTGGACAGCAGCTACACCAAGTCTGGCACATTGCGGAAAGCCTCACATGCCAAATCAACAGAGGCCCTAGACAATCCTGAGCCCCAGCAGCCTTCCAATTCAGCGACTTCCTCAGCGTCACCTGCAGTTTTACAGGGCTGCTTAGAGCCAACAGTCCCCTCTGCCTCCTTTGACTATTATAATGTATCCGACGATGAGGACGAGGAAGAGCCAGAGGAGGACTCGCACAAAGAGTTGGCTTCGGCAGAGGACAACAAAGACCACGGGGAAGGGGGTGGTAATGGTGGAggcagtggtggtggtggggaggGAACCATGCAGTGGCTCCTGGAACGGGAGAAGGACCACGATCTGCAGCGAAAACTGGAGACCAATCTGACTTTACTCAGCCCCAAGGAGACAGAGAACAGCAGCAGCCAGAAGTCAGCCCACTCTGCCCGTTTGGACAGCATGGACAGCAGCAGTGTCACGGTGGACAGTGGATTCAACTCCCCCAGGTATGTGCTAAAGTAAACTGCGTATGACATAAAAGTGCAACTTAGAGAGCGGTTAGGATGCTGAAGTAGAGCACATGAGGGCCTAAATATTTCCTCTAAAACAGATGTCGTGGTTATGTGTGgtttgttgaaataaatcaaAGCTTCTTGCACCCAGACCTTAGTGAAAGATGTCATGGGTCAGTGTGAAGGCTCCAAGACCAAAGAATACTTAATTATAATTGATATTTTATCCCGTCGTCAACCTTCCTGGTTATGAATCTATTCACTGTAGCTGGCTAACAATCAACTCATCTGAGACTACTCATATCAGTGTCGTGTTACACTGTTTGCTTATCACTAGGCTGAAGAAATATGAGCTTTCAGCTTTGGCAATAGTGCTGTAAAGGTTCTGTATGTATGTCAAAGTCCATCCATTGAAGATGCTGGTTTGTGCTCATCCACCGATGTGCTTATTTAGCCGCTGActgctttgtttaaagcaacaATGAGGTTTGTACATGTGTAAATAGGGTGTGAACATCCTCACAGATATTCTTTTCAATAAATAGATGAAAGTGTGCAAAATGGCACGCATTAACATCAGAGTCTTGATGGTGAGCAATAAACCAGTCTCTGCCTATCAAACCTCTATTTTTTTGGTCTTACAGGATCTGCACAGTTTTcagtttaaacacacacacactcggtgGATGACACCGAGTTGTGACAGGGTTGTGTCATCATACACAGTATGAGCTTAGATGGGCGTAActactgtgatgtcactgtcGGCATCTGGCATGGTTGgagaagacaaaaacaaatgtgaagAGGATGAGCGGGTCTGACTGTGAAACTGCACACTCATTGATTTATGCCTTGTGATTGACAATTTATTAGCTAATGACTGTGTGGTTTCATACCATGGGAAATCTTACCACAGATGATCAGGATTTATAGCAGGAAACATaccttattttttcttttttttaaattctgtatAACCCAAAATGAGTGATCGAGCCCATACAATCAGACTTCTACAGGACCAAAGTCTTTTTGACAGCACAGCCCTCTGCTGGCCTTCAGACAGAATGCAGGGTTAAGGCACCTCTGCTTTGGCTTTATTGTTCAAACCTGGAAGCTACAGCCATGTTTGCAGCTAAAAAGGACTGTATAATATACTATATGGACAAAAGCACTGAGCCGCCTACATAGTGCATTTTGCGAAGCTCCGGGtgtacagtttttgtgctgatgttaatgccagaggaggtttggagctctGTAGCTATGCAGTCAACAGAGTATTGGCAACATTTAAGCGTCACTGATTTGGTTCTTTATAGCAAAGTTGCTTTAGTTCCTAAATGCTTACACTTTCCAATATTGCCACTTATATCTGATTGCGGAATATCTGGAAGGGCGAAAACTCCACAAACTGACTTGATGCAGCATAGCATCCCATTACAGTACCATGCTCAAACTCACTGAGAAACATCTCTGAAAGAACAAGCCTTTCTTTCAGAGATGTTTGTAAAGTCAGACTGCAtggctaggtgcttgattttatgcACATGTAGCAATGGGACTAAAAACActtgaattcaaagattaaacGGCGTATCCCAATACTTTTGTCCATCGTGTAACCAGAGATgggcgttactgtaatctgattactttttttcaagtaacgagtaaagtaagagATTATTATTGCAAAAAAAGTCATTCGATTACAGCTACTTTCCCATaggcacgctgcgttactgcgttactaaaccgtgattttgtttgtgagtgtCTCATGTCAATGGCGTAAGCGCGTATGATgtccgtggcagcaacagacgtgtgtagatcaacaTTGGATAACATGGAGGGCGGGAGAGAGTAAGActatgcagcgtttaaagcttggaagtacttacattacttttgagtttgattccataaaaagtgacaaaaacattagcgtccgctgtaaACTCTGCATGgaaagaaaacttctttctacagcgaaaaattaaacttcaaatctgagcaagcacctagcacactgccacgggaatgtgaaattcacagagaaacccccggatccccccactgacatgaccgctgtggcaccgggcaaacctccgcctgcACCACTCGTGCttaacaggtgaaaatagacttaagagcgacaggacttagtgccgctgaatctttgattttatttattttctgctgtgttttacttgcatctatttgaaagagtgagtgcaaacacaaaaaaatattttattttatatgctggaatatgcagaaaataggtttaaatgttaaacaaatttcgtccagtcagagaatgttgcatatgatttcatttttgcttgatgcaatgtgcataaagttaaaagattaaaactaataaaacaagttttaaaaagagactttttccatttgatttaattttctatgatggattatgcagaaaaaaatagaattgggctgaaaggtctattgctttattacgtgttcaggttgtgtatcatgtttttacaaagcaactaagtaataaagtaactaattacttttaaaaataagtaatcagtaaagtaactggattactttcttggagaagtCATCAGTAATTAgcaactaattactattttcaagtaacttgaccaacactgggtTTAACTGTAACAAACTTAACTTTCAAAAACACCCAAAAGTAAACAGAGGTACATAAAGGCATCATACATGGCTATTCCAACTCCATATTTTACTGGTTGCAACCATCTGTTTTACAAGCCATTTCTGTTTCTTTGAGTGAAATATGAAGCCAGTTTAATGTCTGAGAATCTTGTGTGAACCAGTTCTGGATAAACTGACAGACAGCATAGGGGTGTATATCTTCCAGACGCTTCTAGAACGCATGCATGCTCTCACTGAATATTATCAAAAAGTAAAAATTCAAACCAAATGCAATTGATGCTGGGCAAGCTCCAAAAAATGTTGGTTGCTACACTTGGTAAAATAGAACATCTTCCATTAAACCTGCCTTACTGTTATGAAACTTGGCTTTTCAAACTCACTTGCAGTACTACAGTACTACCTCGCATTTTGTAAATGTCTCTAGTTGATAAAAGAGAATACAACCTTGATGGCAGATGTTTTCACACACTGATGATCATGTGTAAAATGAAATAGCCACTGTAATACATATTTTAATTGTGCTGTGTATATAGCCTTGATACAAAgactaatatttatttataaactaATAAATATCCTGTATTTTGGAACTTAACATTGGGCTTTAAGATACAAGAAAGTAATTAGcataatgtcttgatgcatcctcaatcatccaggaaagtaaatctccaaaagttgaatctgttcatctggacgtagcgttttgtgggagaaacgtttcgtcactcatccaagtgacttcttcagtctcagctgactgcaggtttccccaaaccttataaacagtacatttgcataatgactgaaaccagcccactgaaggaacaatgggctgtgaggtcagttccttaatcataattatgcaaattcccatgaccattgatcaacaatcactgaccaaaacccactgatcaaagaacactgatcaatggccatgagtaccattcacagagagttggggaatggctgcaatcacagcattgta
This sequence is a window from Oreochromis niloticus isolate F11D_XX linkage group LG6, O_niloticus_UMD_NMBU, whole genome shotgun sequence. Protein-coding genes within it:
- the stox2a gene encoding storkhead-box protein 2 isoform X2 → MKKNRSSNLRRAWPSSELAERPLEHNLSRSEKDIRVQKQHLPPPPPPHFSPSPPSYRAPGDVSPISMSPISQSQFIPLGEILCLAISAMNSAHKPVNQEALVEHLTASFPGVPTPSSEVLRHTLNMLVRERKIYPTPEGYFIVTPQTYFITPSLIRTNNKWYHLDDRLQERPQQQQQQQQQQQQQQQQQQQQPQQQPQHCATPQSGNATPSTPGCLRERPPRKNNNDSYNSYREDPSKHHPPALPSKSPKEHRGDSYQSKPPKDHSGGDPPPSASAKEHRGEPPSYPHPPAPTSPPAQQSPSQDPADKGKSITSFPYKTDTLTKKKEGSGGGGGSGEKQSKRFGLRLFRLSFKKDKMRQLATFSAQFPPEEWPLRDEDVPTTPIPREVEMEIIRRINPDLTVENVARHTAVMKRLEEERTQKNKAGSSAQHSARSRRGRGHRRAPHGKSRSHSKPRTSRGDPSEGSNWDLVFMERDYRFFSHSLVRSPREAMYTLERRRSGGATYLVHSNPNITESYCPVTPEWDVSGELAKRRTEMPFPEPSRGTCQSRVQRSHSHNQDRKSRHERSDQAKERSRSMDNSLKGPSLGAPEDFEPSLEERSHYYTDDGTLRATQKSSHYSRIMFSAAKFHSDFNVPDLGKGSLDESRIRSTMERNKSRDSLPTYNELMGLSSKPSTDEYFQCNTSNETILTAPSPQAKSEYDTLTSSGGLRKGSPADRQTPHLTSPHTMEYKEDLSAAKGQNGSTRLTPSQTPEPAQNARLTPHQHNVDPGGGGGGMVIKRKEIFSKDTLFKPPHNALSSGYVDSSYTKSGTLRKASHAKSTEALDNPEPQQPSNSATSSASPAVLQGCLEPTVPSASFDYYNVSDDEDEEEPEEDSHKELASAEDNKDHGEGGGNGGGSGGGGEGTMQWLLEREKDHDLQRKLETNLTLLSPKETENSSSQKSAHSARLDSMDSSSVTVDSGFNSPRTRESLASNTSSIVESNRRQNPALSPGHIGTSSIGLPFSFRTIPEPPTTQPEKLQKSSNCLASITSV
- the stox2a gene encoding storkhead-box protein 2 isoform X1: MDKFLQIAPHSLALVLSRLGRGDGEDSPSPPALLSVNLKHHSGYEVFANFKAVNMQHFWNKALTYALTEIFFLGWIDEHVLLIQGKEVHLQVLRNGWTRRTLQPPEGFDIKYIGDVSPISMSPISQSQFIPLGEILCLAISAMNSAHKPVNQEALVEHLTASFPGVPTPSSEVLRHTLNMLVRERKIYPTPEGYFIVTPQTYFITPSLIRTNNKWYHLDDRLQERPQQQQQQQQQQQQQQQQQQQQPQQQPQHCATPQSGNATPSTPGCLRERPPRKNNNDSYNSYREDPSKHHPPALPSKSPKEHRGDSYQSKPPKDHSGGDPPPSASAKEHRGEPPSYPHPPAPTSPPAQQSPSQDPADKGKSITSFPYKTDTLTKKKEGSGGGGGSGEKQSKRFGLRLFRLSFKKDKMRQLATFSAQFPPEEWPLRDEDVPTTPIPREVEMEIIRRINPDLTVENVARHTAVMKRLEEERTQKNKAGSSAQHSARSRRGRGHRRAPHGKSRSHSKPRTSRGDPSEGSNWDLVFMERDYRFFSHSLVRSPREAMYTLERRRSGGATYLVHSNPNITESYCPVTPEWDVSGELAKRRTEMPFPEPSRGTCQSRVQRSHSHNQDRKSRHERSDQAKERSRSMDNSLKGPSLGAPEDFEPSLEERSHYYTDDGTLRATQKSSHYSRIMFSAAKFHSDFNVPDLGKGSLDESRIRSTMERNKSRDSLPTYNELMGLSSKPSTDEYFQCNTSNETILTAPSPQAKSEYDTLTSSGGLRKGSPADRQTPHLTSPHTMEYKEDLSAAKGQNGSTRLTPSQTPEPAQNARLTPHQHNVDPGGGGGGMVIKRKEIFSKDTLFKPPHNALSSGYVDSSYTKSGTLRKASHAKSTEALDNPEPQQPSNSATSSASPAVLQGCLEPTVPSASFDYYNVSDDEDEEEPEEDSHKELASAEDNKDHGEGGGNGGGSGGGGEGTMQWLLEREKDHDLQRKLETNLTLLSPKETENSSSQKSAHSARLDSMDSSSVTVDSGFNSPRTRESLASNTSSIVESNRRQNPALSPGHIGTSSIGLPFSFRTIPEPPTTQPEKLQKSSNCLASITSV
- the stox2a gene encoding storkhead-box protein 2 isoform X3; its protein translation is MSPISQSQFIPLGEILCLAISAMNSAHKPVNQEALVEHLTASFPGVPTPSSEVLRHTLNMLVRERKIYPTPEGYFIVTPQTYFITPSLIRTNNKWYHLDDRLQERPQQQQQQQQQQQQQQQQQQQQPQQQPQHCATPQSGNATPSTPGCLRERPPRKNNNDSYNSYREDPSKHHPPALPSKSPKEHRGDSYQSKPPKDHSGGDPPPSASAKEHRGEPPSYPHPPAPTSPPAQQSPSQDPADKGKSITSFPYKTDTLTKKKEGSGGGGGSGEKQSKRFGLRLFRLSFKKDKMRQLATFSAQFPPEEWPLRDEDVPTTPIPREVEMEIIRRINPDLTVENVARHTAVMKRLEEERTQKNKAGSSAQHSARSRRGRGHRRAPHGKSRSHSKPRTSRGDPSEGSNWDLVFMERDYRFFSHSLVRSPREAMYTLERRRSGGATYLVHSNPNITESYCPVTPEWDVSGELAKRRTEMPFPEPSRGTCQSRVQRSHSHNQDRKSRHERSDQAKERSRSMDNSLKGPSLGAPEDFEPSLEERSHYYTDDGTLRATQKSSHYSRIMFSAAKFHSDFNVPDLGKGSLDESRIRSTMERNKSRDSLPTYNELMGLSSKPSTDEYFQCNTSNETILTAPSPQAKSEYDTLTSSGGLRKGSPADRQTPHLTSPHTMEYKEDLSAAKGQNGSTRLTPSQTPEPAQNARLTPHQHNVDPGGGGGGMVIKRKEIFSKDTLFKPPHNALSSGYVDSSYTKSGTLRKASHAKSTEALDNPEPQQPSNSATSSASPAVLQGCLEPTVPSASFDYYNVSDDEDEEEPEEDSHKELASAEDNKDHGEGGGNGGGSGGGGEGTMQWLLEREKDHDLQRKLETNLTLLSPKETENSSSQKSAHSARLDSMDSSSVTVDSGFNSPRTRESLASNTSSIVESNRRQNPALSPGHIGTSSIGLPFSFRTIPEPPTTQPEKLQKSSNCLASITSV